CCTGCGAGGCCACCGCCGCCGACTGGATGGGCGTGACCACGCCGTTGGCATCGATGATGTAGGGCACGTCGGCCCGCCGCGCCGCGACCACAGCCACCGTGACCGGCGGCTTCGGGGGTCGGGCCTGCTGCTTGGCGCACGAGGCGGAGAGCACGAGCGCGCCGCACAGGGCGGGGGCGACGCGGGAGACACGCACGAATTGCTGCAATTGCCGCATTGGTTGAGCCGAGAGTGGGGATCGCGGTGAGACGGACGCGGAGGGCGCGCGGGCCCCCGATCCGGGAGGGCAACCCGCCGCTCGCCACGCCTGCACCCCAACATACGGATGAGGGGGCCCAGACGTTTGAAATCCGCGCCGGCCTTTACATCGCCCCGGTCCCCGGCTAATGGCGGCCCGCCCCGGCGGCTCCCCCCTACTTCATCCGCGACGGCAGCTTGAGCGTGCGCCCCGCCACCATGAATTCCCCCATCCCCCGGTGATGGAGGGTCCGCGGCGCCACGCGCGACGGGCGAATCCAGGCCTTCACCACTTCGAGCACGAAGAAGTTGTACCTGGCCACCAGCCGCGTATCGGACACGACGCACTCCAGATTCGCGAAACACTCGGCGATCAGGGGCGGCGCCACGCGCGCCGCCGGCTCCGCCGTCAGGCCGAAGGCGGCGAACTTGTCCACCCGCCGCCCGGTCGTGTTGCCGCACGCCACCACCCGGTCGGCCAGCCCCACGGCGGGAATGTTGATCACGCACTCCCGCGAGGCCTTCAGCGCCCCGAACGAATAGTTGCGCTCGCTGATCACGCACCCCACCAGCGGCGGTTCGAACTCCATCATCGTGTGCCACGACATCGTCATCACGTTCGGCCGCCCGCGCCGCGCCGTGGTGACCAGCACCACCGGGCCCGGCTCGAGCAGGCGATACACCCGCGACAACGGGAGCGACCGCTTCCGGGCCCGCTGGCCCGCCGCCGGCACGGTCACCCCGCCAGTTGGGCGTCGAGCGTCATCGGCACCGCCGACAGCGCCCGCGACACGATGCAGCCGGTTTTGGCGTCTTCGGCGAACTTCTTGAACTCCCCATCCGACACGCCCGGCACCACGCCGCGCGTCACGAGGTCGATGCCGCTGATCGAGAAGCCGGCCTCCCCCTTGGTGAGATGCACCGTGGCCGTGGTCGTGACGCTGGTGGCCGGGTGCCCCGCCGTGGCCAGCGCCGCCGCGAGGGCCATCGAGAAGCACCCCGCATGCGCCGCGCCGAGCAGCTCTTCGGGATTGGTGCCGCTCCCGCTCTCGAACCGGCTGGCGAACGAGTACGGGCCGTCGAACGCCCCGCTCCCGAGCTTCACGTTGCCGCGGCCCCCCTTCAGGTCGCCGTTCCAGCGGGCTTCAGCCTTGCGATCCATAGCGCGCTCCTTCCGATGCGTGATCCCACCATGGGCCGGCGCGCCGCGGAACGGCGAGCGGTCCCCTCCATAGTCTGAACGTACGCGAAATGCGGCGCCGGCCGGAAGGCTGGTAGTCGCTCCCGCACGACCCTACATTCAACCAGCCGTTCGCAACCGGTTCGTTGCCCGGCCCGCCGTCTCCTTCCACGGCGTTCCCTTCCCGGCTCCGCAATCCCGCACTGCGGCGTGATTTCGCGTCCGGACCTGGCAGCGCCGTCCCACGCCATGCCCCCACGGTTTCCCCTCCTGCCGCAGCGCCTCTCCGGGCTGGCAGACATCGCCGGTAATCTGTCCTGGAGTTGGAATCGCGACGCGCGCGCGATCTTCCGCACCATCGATCCTCTCATCTGGACGCGCTGCCGGCATGATCCCATCCGGATCCTCAATGAGGTGAGCGGCGAGCGCCTGGCCCAGTGCGCCGCCGATCCCGACTTTCTTGCCCAGTACGACGCGCTCATGCGCTGGCACGCGTCGGAACAGTCGGACGACGTCACCTGGTTCGCCCAGACGTATCCCGACCAACGCCGCCGGGCCATCGCGTACTTCTGTGCCGAGTTCGGCTTCTACCACTCCGTGCCCATCTACTCGGGCGGGCTCGGCGTGCTCGCCGGCGATCACTGCAAGACGGCCTCGGACCTCGGCGTGCCCATCGTGGGCGTCGGCATCCTGTACCGCCACGGCTACTTCGATCAGCGCATCCGCTCCGACGGCTGGCAGGAGGATGCCGACGATCCATTCGACATCCACAACACGGTGCTCGAGCCCGTCGAGGCCCCCCACGCCACCCCGTATCTCACGGCCGTGCGCACGTCGGGGCGCGACGTGTTCATCCGCGCGTGGCGGTTGCGCGCCGGCCGAGTCTCGGTGTACCTGCTCGACACCGACTTCGACCAGAACCACCCCGACGACCGACCCCTGCTGAGCAAGCTGTACGCCGGCGGACCGGAGTTGCGCCTCAAGCAGGAATGGCTGCTCGGCGTGGGCGGCGTGCGCGTGCTGCGCAGCCTCGGCATCAAGCCCGCGGTGTGGCACGCCAACGAGGGCCACGCGGCGTTCATGCACATGGAGCGCCTGCGCGAGTTCCACCAGGCCGGCGTGCCGCTGGACGAGTCGATCCGGCGCGTGCGCGCCACGAGCGTATTCACCACCCACACGCCCGTGCCCGCCGGCCACGACATGTTCCGCATGGACCAGGTGCTGGAATGCACGGGCCCGATTCCCGACGCGCTGGGGATCGATCGTGACACGTTCATGATGCTCGGTCACCATCCCTTGATCGACCACGACACCTTTCACATGACGGCGGCCGCCATCCGGCTGAGCCACCGCGTGAACGCCGTGTCGCGGCCGCATGCCGCGGTCACGCGCCACCTGTGGGCTTCTCTCTGGCCGGACCGCCGCGAGGACGAGGTGCCAGTAGGCTACGTGACCAACGGCGTGCATCTCGCCACCTGGATGGCCAATTCGGTCATGGCGCTTCTCGAGCGCCACCTCGGCCCCGACTGGGGCGCCCGCGTGGACGACCCCCAGCTGTGGGAGCAGGTGCTCACGCTGGACGACGAAGCGCTCTGGCGCGTCCACCGGCGGCTCAAGGAAACCCTCCTCATGCACGTGCGCGAGCATGCGCGGCATGCCTTCGCGCGGCGCGCGCAGGTGGCCGATCAGCTCGTGGGCTCCGGCGTGCTGCTCGATCCGCACGCGCTCACCATCGGCTTCGCCCGCCGGTTCGCCACGTACAAACGCGCCCACCTCATCTTCGAGGACACCGAGCGTCTGCTGCGCATCGTCACCAACCCGGCGCGCCCGGTGCAGATCGTCTTTGCCGGCAAGGCGCACCCGGCGGACAATCTCGGCAAACAGGTGCTGCAGGAGGTCTACCAGGCCACGCGCGATCCCCGATTCGAGGGACGCGTGGCCTTCGTCGAAGACTACGACCTCCACCTGGCGCACGTCCTCGTCCAGGGAGTGGACCTCTGGATGAACCTCCCGCGGGTGCCCATGGAAGCGTCCGGCACCAGCGGCATGAAGGCCGCGCTCAACGGCGTGCCGCAACTCGGCACGGTGGACGGCTGGTGGGAAGAGGGATTCAACGGGCACAACGGCTGGTCGGTGGTGGAAGATCCGGCGGCCCCGGATGCTGAGGTGGGTCCCCAAGCGGCCGCACAGGTGTATCATCTACTGGAGCGGCATGTCGTGCCGGCATTCTATGATCGCGACAGCAAGGGCGTGCCGCACGCCTGGATCGAAGTCATGAAGCACGCCATCCGGGCGGCGGGCATGCATTTCACCGGTCAGCGGATGCTCACGGAATACGTGCGGGACTATTACGTGCCGGCAATCGTCGGCGATGCCGGCGCCGACGTCCCGCCCACAGGATAGGCGGCGCGCGTGGCCACTCGAAGGACTCCGGCACCGGCAAAGCCGCGGCGGGCCGCCTCCCCGCCGCGGGCGGCGTCCGATGCCAACCGGCGCACCATCGTCCACCTGACGGCGGAGTACTATCCGTACGCCCGCACCGGCGGCCTCGCCGAGGCGGTGGCCGGCCTCGCCAAATTCCAGGCGCGCGGCGGCGAACGCGTGGTGGTGTTCATGCCGCTCTACGCGCTGGTGCGGGAGGTGGCGCCCGACCTCGAGCCGCTGGGCCCCGCGCTCACGATCGCCGTCGGACCACGCCTCGAAGAGGTGCGCTTCTTCCACAACAAGCACGCGGCCGACGGTCCGGAAGTGATCTTCGTGGACTCGCCCGCCTACTTCAAGCGCGCCGGCATCTACGGCGAGCAGGGCGCCGACTACCCCGATAACCATCGCCGGTTCGCGCTGTTCGCCCGCGCCGCGCTCGAGGGCATCGTCCAGTTCGTGCCCGGCCCCGTGCTCCTCCATGCCCACGACTGGCACACCGCGCTGGCGCCCGTGTACGCGCGCACCTACAGCGCGCTCGCCGAGCGGTTCGCGGCCAGCCCGATCGTCGTGTCGGTGCACAACGCCGGCTACCAGGGGCACTTTCCCGAGACGGCAATCGAGGAACTCGGGCTTCCCTGGGAACTGTGGACGCTCGACTACCTTGAGTGGTACGGCAAGCTCAACGTGCTCAAGGGCGGCCTCAGCTTCTGCGACATGGCGGTCACCGTCAGTCCCACGCACGCCCGGGAGCTCTGCACGCCGGAAGGCGGGTTCGGCCTCCACCACACCTTCCAGGACCTGGGCGACCGGCTGGTGGGCATCATCAACGGCATCGATCAGCGCGTGTGGGACCCCGCCACCGACGATTACATCGCCGCGCACTATTCGCGCGACGACCTCTCCGGCAAGGCGGCGTGCAAGGCGGCGCTGCAGCACTCGTTCGGACTGGCCGAACGCCCCGACGTGCCGCTGTTCGGCATGACCGGCCGGCTGGTGAAACAGAAGGGGTTCGACCTCATTCTCGAGAGCGAGCGCGTGCGGTCGTACGACGCGCAGTTCGTCTTCCTCGGCGAGGGCGAACCGGGGTACCGCGCGGCGCTGTCGTCGCTGGCCGCGGGGCGCTTGCACACCGTGGCCGTGGACTTCGCGTTCACCGATGTGCTCGAGCACCGGCTCATGGCGGGCTCCGACATCGTCCTCATGCCGTCGTTGTACGAACCGTGCGGGCTCACGCAGCTGCGCGCCCAGCGCTACGGCGCGCCGGTCATCGGGCGACGCGTGGGCGGCATTCGCGACACCGTGCAGGACAACCGCACCGGCTTCCTGTTCGACGACTTCACCGCGGAGGCGCTGGACGGCGCCATCGACCGCGCGCTCGCCTGCGCCGCCGACCCCGACGCCTGGACGGCGATGATGCGCCGCGCCATGGAATCGGACTTCGGGTGGGAACGCGCCGCCCAGGCGTATGGCCGCGTGTACGCCGAGGCCGATCGCCTGGCGCGGGCACGCCCATGAACGCATTCTGCAGCTAATGGACTTCGTCCTCGTTCTGCACTCGCATCTGCCCTTCGTGCTCGGGCACGGCCGCTGGCCCCATGGCAGCGACTGGCTGATGGAAGCGGCCCTCGATTCGTATCTCCCGCTGCTCGATGCCCTGGAGCAGCTGGACGAGGAGCGCGTGGCCGCGCCGGTCACGCTCGGCGTCACGCCCGTGCTCGCCGCCCAACTCGCCGATCCGCTGTTCGCCACCGAGCTCCGCGCATTCTTCGCGCAGCGCCTGGTGGCCTGCGACGAGGCGGAGCGCGAACTCGCGCACACCGGCGACCACCAGCTCATTCCCATCGTCCACGTCTGGCGCGACCGATTCCGCCGCCTGGAGGCGCGTTTCGAGTCGCTCGACGGCAACCTCGTGGGCGCCCTGCGCGCGCTCGAGGCGGCCGGCCGGCTGGAGCTGATGAGTTCGGCGGCCACGCACGGCTTCCTGCCGCTCCTGGCTCGCGACGAGAGCATTCGCCTGCAGCTCCATGCCGGCCGCGCCGAGCATACGCGGTTGTTCGGCCGCGAGCCCGCCGGGCTCTGGCTGCCCGAATGCGCGTACCGCCCGCGCGGGGAATGGGCCCCGTGGCCCGGCGCGCCCGTCACGGGCGTCCGCGCCGGCATCGAGACCCACGTCGCCGA
This sequence is a window from Gemmatimonadaceae bacterium. Protein-coding genes within it:
- a CDS encoding flavin reductase family protein: MPAAGQRARKRSLPLSRVYRLLEPGPVVLVTTARRGRPNVMTMSWHTMMEFEPPLVGCVISERNYSFGALKASRECVINIPAVGLADRVVACGNTTGRRVDKFAAFGLTAEPAARVAPPLIAECFANLECVVSDTRLVARYNFFVLEVVKAWIRPSRVAPRTLHHRGMGEFMVAGRTLKLPSRMK
- a CDS encoding OsmC family peroxiredoxin, whose translation is MDRKAEARWNGDLKGGRGNVKLGSGAFDGPYSFASRFESGSGTNPEELLGAAHAGCFSMALAAALATAGHPATSVTTTATVHLTKGEAGFSISGIDLVTRGVVPGVSDGEFKKFAEDAKTGCIVSRALSAVPMTLDAQLAG
- the glgP gene encoding alpha-glucan family phosphorylase, which translates into the protein MPPRFPLLPQRLSGLADIAGNLSWSWNRDARAIFRTIDPLIWTRCRHDPIRILNEVSGERLAQCAADPDFLAQYDALMRWHASEQSDDVTWFAQTYPDQRRRAIAYFCAEFGFYHSVPIYSGGLGVLAGDHCKTASDLGVPIVGVGILYRHGYFDQRIRSDGWQEDADDPFDIHNTVLEPVEAPHATPYLTAVRTSGRDVFIRAWRLRAGRVSVYLLDTDFDQNHPDDRPLLSKLYAGGPELRLKQEWLLGVGGVRVLRSLGIKPAVWHANEGHAAFMHMERLREFHQAGVPLDESIRRVRATSVFTTHTPVPAGHDMFRMDQVLECTGPIPDALGIDRDTFMMLGHHPLIDHDTFHMTAAAIRLSHRVNAVSRPHAAVTRHLWASLWPDRREDEVPVGYVTNGVHLATWMANSVMALLERHLGPDWGARVDDPQLWEQVLTLDDEALWRVHRRLKETLLMHVREHARHAFARRAQVADQLVGSGVLLDPHALTIGFARRFATYKRAHLIFEDTERLLRIVTNPARPVQIVFAGKAHPADNLGKQVLQEVYQATRDPRFEGRVAFVEDYDLHLAHVLVQGVDLWMNLPRVPMEASGTSGMKAALNGVPQLGTVDGWWEEGFNGHNGWSVVEDPAAPDAEVGPQAAAQVYHLLERHVVPAFYDRDSKGVPHAWIEVMKHAIRAAGMHFTGQRMLTEYVRDYYVPAIVGDAGADVPPTG
- a CDS encoding glycogen/starch synthase codes for the protein MATRRTPAPAKPRRAASPPRAASDANRRTIVHLTAEYYPYARTGGLAEAVAGLAKFQARGGERVVVFMPLYALVREVAPDLEPLGPALTIAVGPRLEEVRFFHNKHAADGPEVIFVDSPAYFKRAGIYGEQGADYPDNHRRFALFARAALEGIVQFVPGPVLLHAHDWHTALAPVYARTYSALAERFAASPIVVSVHNAGYQGHFPETAIEELGLPWELWTLDYLEWYGKLNVLKGGLSFCDMAVTVSPTHARELCTPEGGFGLHHTFQDLGDRLVGIINGIDQRVWDPATDDYIAAHYSRDDLSGKAACKAALQHSFGLAERPDVPLFGMTGRLVKQKGFDLILESERVRSYDAQFVFLGEGEPGYRAALSSLAAGRLHTVAVDFAFTDVLEHRLMAGSDIVLMPSLYEPCGLTQLRAQRYGAPVIGRRVGGIRDTVQDNRTGFLFDDFTAEALDGAIDRALACAADPDAWTAMMRRAMESDFGWERAAQAYGRVYAEADRLARARP